One region of Cheilinus undulatus linkage group 4, ASM1832078v1, whole genome shotgun sequence genomic DNA includes:
- the LOC121508104 gene encoding E3 ubiquitin-protein ligase TRIM21-like, whose amino-acid sequence MAAAYYLPAEDQFLCSICLDVFTDPVTVPCGHNFCKNCITQHWNTKDQYLCPLCKEVFTTRSELCVNTLLSGMVEQLRRSAQLEASSSEQPESKPGEVLCDACAGTKLTALKSCLDCLVSYCQTHLEPHLTAPRLKRHQLIHPVENLEDRMCSKHDKPLELFCQTDQTCICVLCSVLDHLTHKFVPLKEEYEGKKAELEEKEAEIQQMIQKRRLKIQEIKDSVHLSKEDADREITEGVRVFTALKESAERGQAQLINTIQNKHKTTEKQAQAFIQELEQEICQLMKTSAEVEQLSRSKDHLHLIQGVHSLNINNTSSNIQHTALTKKKRDITVFPPLYKLSLVRALAPLEKTLSKTIKELVQAELERVQQYEVNVTLDPDSAHPQLILSEDGKQVHHGDVRENLPNNPERFSDCTCVLGKQSFSSGRFYYEVKVEGKTEWDLGVARESINRKGPISLSPEEGYWTIWLRSGKEYEALDGDRVTLPLKTRPEKVGVFVDYEEGLVSFYDVDAPALIYSFIDCSFNEKLFPYFCPCVNDESTNSAPLIISPVKNRD is encoded by the coding sequence ATGGCTGCAGCATACTATCTCCCAGCTGAGGATCAGTTCCTGTGCTCCATCTGTCTGGATGTCTTCACTGATCCTGTCACCGTACCATGTGGACACAACTTCTGCAAAAACTGCATCACTCAACACTGGAACACCAAAGACCAGTACCTGTGTCCACTGTGTAAGGAGGTTTTTACCACAAGATCAGAGCTGTGCGTCAACACGTTGCTCTCTGGGATGGTTGAACAACTCAGACGGTCAGCTCAACTGGAGGCTAGCAGCTCAGAGCAACCAGAGTCCAAACCAGGAGAAGTCCTCTGTGACGCCTGCGCTGGAACCAAACTAACAGCCCTCAAGTCCTGCTTGGACTGCCTGGTCTCCTACTGTCAGACTCACCTGGAGCCTCACCTGACAGCTCCACGGCTGAAAAGACACCAGCTGATCCACCCCGTGGAGAACCTGGAGGACAGGATGTGTTCAAAGCACGATAAACCTCTGGAGCTGTTCTGTCAGACCGATCAGACCTGCATCTGCGTGCTCTGCTCCGTTTTAGACCACCTGACGCACAAGTTTGTTCCCCTGAAGGAGGAATATGAAGGAAAGAAGGCAGAgctggaggagaaagaggctgAAATCCAGCAGATGATCCAGAAAAGACGCCTGAAGATTCAGGAGATCAAAGACTCGGTCCACCTCAGTAAGGAGGATGCAGACAGGGAGATCACAGAAGGTGTTCGAGTCTTCACCGCTCTCAAGGAGTCTGCTGAGAGAGGCCAGGCCCAGCTCATCAACACCATCCAGAACAAACACAAGACTACAGAGAAACAGGCCCAGGCTTTCATCCAAGAGCTGGAGCAGGAAATCTGTCAGCTGATGAAGACAAGTGCTGAGGTGGAGCAGCTCTCACGCTCCAAAGACCACCTCCATCTGATCCAGGGAGTCCATTCCCTGAACATCAACAACACTTCATCTAACATCCAACATACAGCACTTACAAAGAAAAAGAGGGACATCACAGTCTTCCCACCTTTATACAAGCTGAGCCTTGTGAGAGCTTTAGCTCCTCTGGAGAAGACTCTCAGTAAAACGATAAAGGAGCTGGTTCAAGCTGAGCTGGAGAGAGTCCAGCAGTATGAGGTGAATGTGACTCTGGATCCTGATTCGGCACATCCTCAACTCATCCTGTCTGAAGATGGGAAACAGGTCCACCACGGTGATGTGAGGGAGAATCTCCCAAACAACCCAGAGAGATTCTCTGACTGTACTTGTGTTTTAGGAAAGCAGAGTTTCTCTTCAGGCAGATTTTACTACGAGGTTAAGGTTGAAGGAAAGACTGAATGGGATTTAGGAGTAGCCAGAGAGTCCATCAACAGGAAAGGACCGATCTCACTCAGTCCTGAGGAGGGTTACTGGACCATCTGGCTGAGAAGTGGAAAGGAGTATGAAGCTCTTGATGGCGACCGAGTTACCCTCCCTCTGAAGACTCGTCCTGAGAAGGTGGGGGTGTTTGTGGATTATGAGGAGGGTCTGGTCTCCTTTTATGATGTAGATGCTCCAGCTCTGATCTACTCCTTCATTGACTGCTCCTTCAATGAGAAACTCTTCCCTTACTTCTGTCCCTGTGTTAATGACGAAAGTACAAACTCTGCACCTCTGATCATCTCTCCTGTCAAAAACAGAGACTAG